Proteins encoded within one genomic window of Raineyella fluvialis:
- a CDS encoding response regulator: protein MRVIIAEDETLLRRGLQLLLEEGGVQVVGVTPDATALEEAVDRCRPDLVITDIRMPPTHTDEGLQAALRIRRKYADIAVVVLSQHVQRRYANELLASPQGKVGYLLKQRIADVDTFLDDLRHVAAGGTALDPDVVAVMVARAKLSDQAVRDLTPRQQQVLALMAEGRSNARIAAELFLTEKAVVQHTSRIYDALGLPVDADSHRRVLAVMRYLSGS, encoded by the coding sequence GTGCGCGTGATCATCGCCGAGGACGAGACCCTGCTGCGCCGCGGGCTGCAGCTCCTGCTGGAGGAAGGAGGCGTGCAGGTCGTCGGCGTGACCCCCGATGCTACGGCGCTGGAGGAGGCGGTCGACCGGTGCCGCCCCGACCTGGTCATCACCGATATCCGGATGCCCCCCACCCATACCGATGAGGGATTGCAGGCGGCGCTGCGGATCCGCCGGAAGTACGCCGACATCGCGGTGGTCGTCCTCTCCCAGCACGTCCAGCGCCGTTACGCGAACGAATTGCTGGCCTCGCCGCAGGGCAAGGTGGGTTACCTCCTCAAGCAGCGGATCGCCGATGTCGACACATTCCTGGACGATCTGCGTCACGTCGCGGCGGGGGGAACTGCGCTCGACCCTGACGTCGTGGCCGTGATGGTCGCCCGCGCCAAGCTCTCCGACCAGGCCGTACGTGACCTCACGCCGCGCCAGCAGCAGGTCCTCGCGCTGATGGCCGAAGGGCGCAGCAACGCGCGGATCGCGGCCGAACTGTTCCTCACCGAGAAGGCCGTCGTCCAGCACACGTCGCGGATCTACGACGCGTTGGGTCTGCCGGTCGACGCCGATTCACATCGGCGCGTACTCGCGGTGATGCGTTACCTGAGCGGGAGCTGA
- a CDS encoding DUF4244 domain-containing protein: protein MSHIITTEPINAADDDEFDLDDRFDDDLDDELDDTDDSGECGTTAPVTVQQGRPRRARHADERGMATAEYAVGTVAAVALVTGLINVFRNPEFLDMLLQLVMAIFRAVMASKGLGV, encoded by the coding sequence ATGAGCCACATCATCACCACCGAGCCCATCAACGCCGCCGACGACGACGAGTTCGACCTCGACGATCGCTTCGATGACGACCTGGACGACGAACTCGACGACACCGACGACTCCGGCGAGTGCGGGACGACGGCGCCGGTGACGGTCCAGCAGGGCCGTCCCCGGCGCGCGCGCCACGCCGACGAGCGGGGCATGGCCACCGCCGAGTACGCCGTCGGCACCGTCGCCGCCGTCGCCCTCGTGACCGGCCTGATTAACGTCTTCCGCAACCCCGAGTTCCTCGACATGCTGCTCCAGCTCGTGATGGCGATCTTCCGGGCCGTGATGGCCTCCAAGGGCCTCGGAGTCTGA
- a CDS encoding type II secretion system F family protein, with translation MDPGSALATVVAALAAGVVGLVVPAPPRGPRRLLGERAASWPVRAWERLARPVPGAPDPETRARVAMSAGGAAGVVVLSTAAGWFAPLIVMAVAAGAYVASGRVVSPAERRRRRRLAADLPGALELMASCLAAGLPVRGAAAAVAGAFGGPLADDIGGVLGQVAIGDAEARAWRRLVDDPVWSMVARDLARSVESGSALVELLQAHADRARHERHADVLARARTVGVRSVLPLMACYLPAFLLVGVVPVIAGTLPHLLG, from the coding sequence ATGGATCCGGGGAGCGCCCTCGCGACCGTGGTCGCGGCGCTGGCCGCGGGTGTCGTGGGGCTGGTCGTGCCGGCTCCACCCCGCGGCCCGCGTCGGTTGCTGGGCGAGCGGGCCGCTTCGTGGCCGGTCAGGGCGTGGGAACGGCTCGCGCGGCCGGTCCCGGGGGCGCCGGATCCCGAGACCCGGGCACGGGTGGCGATGAGCGCCGGAGGCGCCGCGGGGGTGGTGGTCCTGTCCACCGCAGCGGGGTGGTTCGCGCCCCTGATCGTCATGGCCGTGGCTGCTGGGGCGTACGTGGCCAGCGGGCGGGTTGTCTCCCCGGCGGAACGCCGGCGGCGGCGACGCCTGGCGGCCGACCTACCAGGGGCACTGGAGCTGATGGCATCCTGCCTGGCGGCGGGCCTGCCGGTCAGGGGAGCCGCGGCAGCCGTCGCCGGAGCATTCGGAGGACCGCTGGCCGATGACATCGGGGGTGTACTCGGCCAAGTGGCCATCGGCGACGCCGAAGCACGGGCCTGGCGTCGCCTCGTCGACGATCCGGTCTGGTCGATGGTGGCGCGTGACCTCGCCCGGTCGGTGGAGAGCGGCTCCGCCCTCGTCGAGTTGTTGCAGGCCCACGCCGATCGGGCGCGCCACGAGCGGCACGCAGACGTCCTGGCGAGGGCCCGCACGGTCGGAGTCCGCAGTGTGCTGCCATTGATGGCCTGCTACCTGCCCGCCTTCCTACTGGTGGGGGTGGTTCCCGTCATCGCCGGCACTCTTCCCCACCTCCTCGGCTGA
- a CDS encoding sensor histidine kinase, with translation MRPLVVRSPLARSLDRALLAILGAGLVLIGVETALLPWGEPGASVLLLFPVVCLAYLGAGIRAWYRRPSNRLGPVILFGGVAVWLSSLQATAVPGLVDVGTIGATLILAVLVHLLHAFPSGRLPGPVSVTTVAAAYVTSLVLQAPKYLFDPNVRAQALFVADDPIALALGAGFQSLVGAAVMVATAVVLVGRLIRADVAGRRVLAPLFAYGVGAALFIPVSTLVLTPVFGLSVEARALLQLLVLGGVPLVFLVGMLRGGFARTGELEELGTWLGASDGTRPALTLALSRALGDPSLTLTFWVTRQRIFVDDHGVPVVPGSGPDRGLVLIELEGRTVGAIDYDCQLIADPDLVRTAGQVIAIAVDRERLTAELRESHSALQRSRERLVDAEDRERRRIAQDLHDGLQMQLVLLALEAQQLANAAGTDTASRSRATELRRRIDAAAADLRRTVAAVMPAALIEHGLAAAVEDLADRMPIPTALELRIDEIPPSSALESTAYFVTAEALTNAVKHAQASSASVRLTSNDGWLRIEVCDDGVGGANPGHGRGLRGMTDRIDVLGGHLRIASEPGHGTRIEAALPCA, from the coding sequence ATGCGCCCCCTGGTCGTACGGTCTCCCCTCGCCCGTTCGCTCGACCGGGCCCTGTTGGCCATCCTCGGTGCCGGTCTGGTGCTGATCGGAGTGGAGACTGCGCTGTTGCCGTGGGGCGAGCCAGGAGCAAGCGTGCTGTTGCTGTTCCCGGTCGTCTGCCTGGCGTATCTCGGTGCCGGGATCCGCGCCTGGTACCGGCGTCCCAGCAACCGTCTCGGCCCGGTGATCCTGTTCGGCGGTGTCGCCGTGTGGCTCAGCAGTCTGCAGGCCACCGCGGTCCCGGGGCTCGTCGACGTCGGCACGATCGGGGCGACGCTCATCCTCGCCGTCCTGGTGCACCTCCTCCACGCCTTCCCCTCCGGCCGGCTGCCCGGTCCGGTATCGGTGACGACGGTGGCGGCGGCGTACGTCACCTCGCTGGTGCTGCAGGCGCCCAAGTACCTCTTCGATCCGAACGTACGCGCGCAGGCGCTGTTCGTCGCCGACGATCCCATCGCCCTGGCACTCGGTGCCGGTTTCCAGAGCCTCGTCGGCGCCGCCGTCATGGTCGCGACCGCCGTCGTCCTGGTGGGGCGACTCATCCGGGCGGATGTCGCCGGGCGGCGGGTCCTGGCGCCCCTCTTCGCGTACGGGGTCGGGGCCGCCCTCTTCATCCCGGTGAGCACCTTGGTGCTCACCCCCGTGTTCGGCCTGAGTGTGGAGGCAAGAGCGCTGCTGCAGTTGCTGGTCCTCGGCGGCGTTCCGCTCGTGTTCCTCGTCGGCATGCTGCGTGGCGGCTTCGCCAGGACAGGGGAACTCGAGGAACTCGGTACCTGGTTGGGAGCCTCCGACGGGACCCGGCCGGCGCTGACCCTGGCACTGTCGAGGGCCCTGGGCGATCCCTCCCTGACCCTGACGTTCTGGGTCACACGGCAGCGCATCTTCGTCGATGATCATGGCGTGCCAGTCGTCCCGGGCTCGGGACCGGACCGTGGCTTGGTCCTGATCGAGTTGGAGGGCCGGACCGTCGGCGCCATCGACTATGACTGCCAACTCATCGCGGACCCTGACCTGGTGCGGACCGCTGGTCAGGTGATCGCCATCGCCGTGGACAGGGAACGGCTGACGGCGGAGCTGCGCGAGAGCCACAGCGCCCTGCAGCGGTCCAGGGAGCGCCTCGTCGACGCCGAGGACCGCGAGCGACGCCGGATCGCGCAGGATCTGCACGACGGTCTGCAGATGCAGCTGGTGCTGCTCGCCCTCGAGGCACAGCAGTTGGCGAATGCCGCCGGGACGGACACCGCGTCCCGGTCACGAGCCACCGAGCTGCGCCGCCGGATCGACGCGGCGGCGGCGGATCTGCGCCGGACGGTGGCGGCGGTCATGCCGGCCGCGTTGATCGAGCACGGCCTGGCCGCCGCCGTCGAGGACCTCGCCGACCGGATGCCGATCCCGACCGCGCTCGAGTTGCGCATCGACGAGATCCCCCCGTCGTCGGCCCTGGAGAGCACTGCCTACTTCGTCACGGCGGAGGCCCTGACGAACGCCGTCAAACACGCCCAGGCATCGTCCGCCTCGGTCCGCCTGACGTCGAACGACGGATGGCTGAGGATCGAGGTCTGCGATGACGGTGTCGGCGGTGCCAACCCCGGCCACGGCCGGGGCCTGCGCGGCATGACGGACCGGATCGACGTTCTCGGCGGACACCTGCGCATCGCCAGTGAACCCGGCCACGGGACACGCATCGAGGCGGCCCTGCCGTGCGCGTGA
- a CDS encoding Rv3654c family TadE-like protein, which yields MKEQRGSGTLLLCGVGVILLVLTWVGAVGGAYAIALHRVRGAADRAALAGAVAYASGYPPCPAARRQVAAEAPAALTGCREVGDLHRYVISAEVQWPVATRVPGMPRSLSAVAHAGSGEASVARAARAAGAAAVPGADRAG from the coding sequence GTGAAGGAGCAGAGAGGATCGGGGACGCTGCTGCTCTGCGGTGTGGGAGTGATCCTGCTCGTGCTCACCTGGGTCGGTGCCGTCGGCGGGGCCTACGCGATCGCGCTGCACCGCGTCCGAGGCGCTGCTGATCGCGCAGCCCTGGCCGGTGCTGTGGCTTACGCCTCCGGCTATCCACCGTGCCCCGCTGCACGCCGGCAGGTGGCGGCCGAGGCGCCCGCAGCGCTCACGGGGTGCCGCGAGGTGGGTGATCTGCATCGGTACGTGATCAGCGCGGAGGTCCAGTGGCCGGTCGCCACGAGGGTGCCTGGGATGCCGCGCAGCCTCAGCGCTGTCGCTCATGCGGGGTCGGGCGAGGCCAGCGTGGCTCGTGCGGCTCGCGCGGCCGGTGCGGCGGCAGTGCCAGGAGCCGACAGGGCAGGATAG
- a CDS encoding LCP family protein, translating into MIRSDRASQLPPARRAAPVADGRPRRVWRRLGIGAVALVVAVVLALGVFLFSVYQGVHRSSALGADAQVSMNGPVDMLIMGLDSRLDENGKPLPEDIYNALHAGEASTGGLNSNVLMYVHIPADGSAASVFSIPRDDYVDIPGCPDGVCKAKIKEAYGLAFDASQRALARQGKTGDDAYQKSRDAGRSAEIATVNQFLGVRINHFTEVTMVAFFQIAQVVQPVTVCVKQDTQDSYSGANFHAGKQQINAQQAVAFVRQRRDNVHPQLEFTDLDRSRRQQAFLVSLFNQLKQANTFLNPAKLSGIIGVAKQNLVIDSGLNPLSLAPIAANLSGTKLHFYTLPVERFGTDPSGQSVNIVDPTAVRQTVQRLLNPPPPSTPTPTPTPSPTSSASRTTTKKHPTTPTPSAVAPTPVDATGGGTAGPAPTALTDLSGAGVACVK; encoded by the coding sequence ATGATCAGGTCCGACCGGGCATCCCAACTGCCCCCTGCCCGCCGCGCCGCGCCCGTCGCCGATGGCCGGCCGCGCCGCGTCTGGCGCCGCCTCGGAATCGGCGCCGTGGCCCTCGTGGTCGCCGTCGTCCTGGCCCTCGGGGTCTTCCTGTTCTCGGTCTACCAGGGGGTGCACCGGTCATCGGCCCTCGGCGCCGACGCCCAGGTGAGCATGAACGGGCCGGTCGACATGCTCATCATGGGTCTCGACAGCCGGCTCGACGAGAACGGCAAGCCGCTACCGGAAGACATCTACAACGCGTTGCATGCCGGTGAGGCCTCGACGGGCGGTCTGAACTCGAACGTCCTGATGTACGTCCATATCCCCGCCGACGGGTCAGCCGCCAGCGTCTTCTCCATCCCCCGCGACGACTATGTCGACATCCCCGGCTGCCCGGACGGTGTCTGCAAGGCGAAGATCAAGGAGGCGTACGGTCTCGCCTTCGACGCCTCCCAGCGCGCCCTGGCCCGTCAGGGCAAGACCGGTGACGACGCCTACCAGAAGTCCCGCGACGCCGGGCGTTCCGCCGAGATCGCCACGGTGAACCAGTTCCTCGGGGTCAGGATCAACCATTTCACCGAAGTGACGATGGTGGCGTTCTTCCAGATCGCCCAGGTCGTCCAGCCCGTCACGGTGTGCGTGAAGCAGGACACCCAGGACTCCTACTCCGGCGCGAACTTCCACGCCGGCAAGCAGCAGATCAACGCCCAGCAGGCAGTCGCGTTCGTCCGACAGCGGCGGGACAACGTCCATCCGCAGCTGGAGTTCACCGACCTCGACCGGTCCCGGCGCCAGCAGGCGTTCCTGGTGTCGCTGTTCAACCAGCTCAAGCAGGCCAACACCTTCCTGAACCCTGCGAAGCTCTCCGGGATCATCGGCGTGGCCAAGCAGAACCTCGTCATCGACTCCGGTCTGAACCCGCTCTCCCTGGCCCCGATCGCCGCAAACCTCTCCGGCACCAAGCTGCACTTCTACACCCTGCCGGTGGAGCGCTTCGGCACTGATCCCTCAGGCCAGTCGGTCAACATCGTGGACCCGACAGCGGTGCGCCAGACGGTGCAACGGCTGCTCAACCCTCCGCCGCCGAGCACCCCGACGCCCACGCCGACGCCCAGCCCGACCTCGTCGGCCTCCCGGACGACGACCAAGAAGCACCCCACCACCCCGACCCCTTCCGCGGTGGCGCCCACGCCCGTGGACGCCACCGGCGGCGGGACGGCGGGGCCGGCCCCGACAGCCCTGACGGATCTTTCCGGCGCCGGAGTGGCCTGCGTGAAGTAG
- a CDS encoding TDT family transporter, with protein MSGVTVSLARPVPPATGSPCAPVAALPPLGPSWYPAVMGTGILGTLLQTFAERLPGAQAMAGVAMVLAWTVLIVLTAGFLRRVAHDRRNFTVTVRDTDKAPMWGTVSMGLLAVGSCTATVVPAWWPELTSTAWLLDGVLWSIGTLIGLLAALGFGARLVGRDCGAPTTVWGLAVVGPMVSATTGAALVPRLVGSAQIWLLMTTITCFFLSLCLGTIVFTVAYHHHWRVAPIALVASASAWIPLGMVGQSTAAVQSIAAQAKPLLALPVVHIVQQAANAYGYLMLGVGIPLVGWAVVVTGRGFLLRMPFSPGWWALTFPIGTLALGAVLLGRGTGQPFLTTTGEAATLILAGTVTLCLIASIHAVARRGLTA; from the coding sequence ATGTCAGGTGTGACAGTCTCCCTTGCCCGCCCCGTCCCGCCGGCGACGGGATCCCCCTGTGCTCCCGTCGCTGCCCTGCCGCCACTCGGACCGTCGTGGTATCCGGCCGTCATGGGCACGGGCATCCTGGGCACGTTGCTCCAGACGTTCGCCGAGCGGCTCCCCGGGGCGCAGGCGATGGCCGGGGTCGCGATGGTCCTGGCGTGGACGGTGCTGATCGTCCTCACCGCAGGATTCCTCCGCCGCGTCGCCCACGACCGCCGCAACTTCACGGTGACAGTTCGCGACACCGACAAAGCGCCGATGTGGGGGACCGTGTCGATGGGGCTCCTCGCCGTGGGATCCTGCACCGCCACCGTCGTCCCTGCGTGGTGGCCGGAGCTCACGTCCACGGCTTGGTTGCTCGACGGTGTGCTGTGGTCGATCGGAACCCTCATCGGTCTGCTGGCGGCCCTGGGGTTCGGGGCCCGGCTGGTCGGACGTGATTGCGGTGCGCCCACGACGGTCTGGGGCCTCGCCGTGGTCGGCCCGATGGTCTCGGCAACGACTGGTGCCGCGCTGGTGCCGCGCTTGGTCGGTTCAGCACAGATCTGGCTGCTCATGACCACGATCACGTGTTTCTTTCTGTCCCTGTGCCTCGGCACGATCGTCTTCACCGTGGCGTACCACCACCACTGGCGCGTCGCCCCGATCGCCCTCGTGGCATCCGCCTCCGCGTGGATCCCGCTGGGAATGGTCGGGCAGTCGACAGCCGCGGTGCAGTCCATCGCGGCCCAGGCGAAACCCCTGCTGGCACTGCCGGTCGTCCACATCGTCCAGCAGGCGGCAAATGCGTACGGCTACCTGATGCTGGGCGTCGGGATACCCCTCGTCGGTTGGGCGGTCGTGGTGACCGGGCGAGGCTTCCTGTTGCGCATGCCGTTCAGTCCCGGATGGTGGGCCCTCACGTTTCCGATCGGCACGCTGGCCTTGGGCGCCGTGCTCCTGGGCAGGGGCACCGGGCAGCCGTTCCTGACCACCACCGGTGAGGCCGCCACCTTGATTCTCGCCGGCACTGTGACCTTGTGTCTGATCGCCTCCATCCATGCCGTTGCGCGTCGGGGCCTCACCGCCTGA
- a CDS encoding TadE family type IV pilus minor pilin yields MQRREVRSDRGMVTAELALGTVVIVLMTLVFGWGLHLFTRQLLLEDTVAEVARQSARGDRMGVVDARADAPAGTRLTVTQESGVVRVRGELPSGPAGRPERVVLVAEARVLREPGSAS; encoded by the coding sequence GTGCAGCGTCGTGAGGTCCGATCGGACCGTGGCATGGTGACCGCCGAGTTGGCCCTCGGCACCGTCGTCATCGTCCTGATGACCCTGGTCTTCGGCTGGGGTCTGCACCTGTTCACGCGTCAGCTCCTGTTGGAGGACACCGTCGCGGAAGTAGCCCGGCAGTCAGCCCGTGGGGACCGGATGGGCGTCGTTGATGCGCGGGCCGACGCTCCCGCCGGCACCCGGCTCACCGTCACCCAGGAGAGCGGCGTGGTCCGCGTCCGTGGTGAGCTGCCCAGCGGACCCGCGGGGCGTCCGGAGCGGGTGGTGCTCGTCGCCGAAGCACGGGTGCTGCGTGAGCCGGGGAGCGCGTCGTGA
- a CDS encoding YciI family protein has protein sequence MPQYLLSVHHGDEDAMGQGAPAEQILADVAAFNNALLADDRMVFAGGLLPASEARVVDATGPKVEMRRGTFLPGALQLGGFWVVRAADATEALELAERASAACRLAVEVRPFQEES, from the coding sequence ATGCCGCAATACCTGCTGTCCGTACACCACGGCGACGAGGACGCGATGGGCCAGGGCGCTCCGGCCGAACAGATCCTCGCCGACGTCGCCGCCTTCAACAACGCCCTCCTGGCCGACGACCGGATGGTCTTCGCCGGCGGCCTGCTGCCCGCGTCGGAGGCCAGGGTCGTCGATGCGACCGGCCCCAAGGTCGAGATGCGCCGCGGCACGTTCCTACCGGGGGCCCTGCAACTCGGCGGCTTCTGGGTCGTCCGTGCCGCCGATGCCACCGAGGCGCTCGAGCTGGCGGAGCGTGCCTCCGCCGCGTGTCGCCTGGCCGTCGAGGTGCGGCCGTTCCAGGAAGAGAGCTGA
- a CDS encoding serine hydrolase domain-containing protein, with amino-acid sequence MTRTMTEDHLRAVIVRVTIDGRPVITEAFGESLPGVPASTAMHFRNGAVAISYVSTVLLQLVDEKKVSLDDKLSTWLPQVPHSDQVTLGQLAQMTSGYADYVQDPGLIAAVYADPLRTWTPEELAAKATSKPLFYTPGTNWDYAHTNYVLLGLALEKITGTPLDQLIQQKVLDPLGLVNTRDPGTAAIPEPVLHAYTAERREALGIPASTAFLEDSTYWNPSWTLARGAIQTTDITDMTATAEAIGSGRLLSKESHALQVSTGLRGRTTPLDGCPTCMAQGEGYSYGMGVVTSGNWVLQNPMFGGYSAVEGSLPSKRIAIGVVATYEAAAFDSSGSVPNRAQDLFRLIGAAAAPEDAPPTPHR; translated from the coding sequence GTGACCCGGACGATGACCGAGGACCACCTGCGGGCCGTCATCGTCCGGGTCACGATCGACGGACGACCCGTCATCACCGAAGCGTTCGGCGAGTCCTTGCCGGGAGTGCCGGCCAGCACCGCCATGCATTTCCGCAACGGGGCGGTCGCGATCTCGTACGTCTCGACGGTGTTGCTCCAGTTGGTCGACGAGAAGAAGGTCAGCCTGGACGACAAGCTCTCGACCTGGCTGCCGCAGGTGCCCCACAGCGACCAGGTGACGCTGGGGCAACTGGCGCAGATGACCTCGGGCTACGCCGACTACGTCCAGGACCCCGGGCTCATCGCGGCGGTCTATGCCGACCCGCTTCGTACCTGGACCCCGGAGGAACTGGCCGCCAAGGCGACTTCGAAGCCGCTCTTCTACACCCCGGGCACGAACTGGGACTACGCGCACACCAACTACGTCCTGCTCGGCCTTGCTCTGGAGAAGATCACCGGCACCCCCTTGGACCAGCTGATCCAGCAGAAGGTGCTCGACCCGCTCGGCCTCGTCAACACCCGAGATCCCGGCACAGCCGCCATCCCGGAGCCTGTCCTGCACGCGTACACGGCCGAACGGCGGGAGGCCTTGGGCATCCCCGCCTCCACCGCCTTCCTGGAGGACTCCACTTACTGGAACCCGTCCTGGACGCTCGCGCGGGGAGCCATCCAGACCACGGACATCACCGACATGACCGCCACAGCGGAGGCCATCGGCTCCGGCAGGCTGCTGTCGAAGGAGTCCCACGCCCTGCAGGTCAGCACAGGCCTGCGCGGGCGTACGACCCCTCTCGACGGGTGTCCCACCTGCATGGCGCAGGGCGAGGGGTACAGCTACGGGATGGGCGTGGTGACGAGCGGCAACTGGGTGCTCCAGAACCCGATGTTCGGCGGCTACTCCGCGGTCGAAGGCTCCCTGCCCTCGAAGCGGATCGCGATCGGGGTCGTCGCGACGTACGAGGCGGCAGCCTTCGATTCCTCCGGCTCGGTACCCAACCGGGCGCAGGACCTGTTCAGACTGATCGGTGCCGCGGCGGCACCCGAGGATGCGCCGCCGACACCGCACCGCTGA
- a CDS encoding phosphatase PAP2 family protein: MTVPDHLPSTPRRALQEENENGIFRRSDYPLTLILVAVVAILLITGLGFLLKSHPVDLPLAKAMNSLHSGAFGSLTSAIYHIISPVPAIIITAVICALIWLVGKSLRTAIAFGGLVAVTWLPSAVVKLLVHRPRPDAALMPHAFSPVQTDASFPSGHTVFIVAFVIAVAYLLRGTRWQRPWKVIGTVLVIVVALAIMIDAMHFPTDVLASVAWSLAVAPAVRVVGVDLLMPRIPFLAPASERREIAR, translated from the coding sequence ATGACTGTCCCGGATCATCTGCCCTCCACCCCGCGGCGAGCTCTCCAGGAGGAGAACGAGAACGGCATCTTCCGCCGGTCGGACTATCCCCTGACGCTCATCCTGGTGGCGGTGGTGGCGATCCTGCTGATCACCGGTCTGGGATTCCTGCTGAAGTCGCACCCCGTGGACCTGCCACTCGCCAAGGCAATGAACAGCCTGCATTCCGGGGCCTTCGGCAGTCTCACCTCGGCGATCTACCACATCATCAGCCCCGTGCCGGCGATCATCATCACGGCGGTGATCTGTGCGCTGATCTGGCTGGTCGGCAAGAGCCTGCGCACCGCGATCGCGTTCGGTGGCCTCGTCGCGGTGACCTGGCTGCCGTCGGCCGTCGTCAAGCTCCTCGTCCACCGGCCCCGGCCCGATGCGGCGCTCATGCCGCACGCCTTCTCGCCCGTGCAGACCGACGCCTCGTTCCCGAGTGGCCACACCGTCTTCATCGTCGCGTTCGTCATCGCGGTGGCGTACCTGCTGCGAGGCACCCGCTGGCAGCGTCCGTGGAAGGTCATCGGGACGGTGCTCGTCATCGTCGTGGCCCTGGCGATCATGATCGACGCGATGCATTTCCCGACCGATGTCCTGGCGTCCGTCGCCTGGTCCCTGGCGGTGGCACCCGCTGTCAGGGTCGTCGGCGTCGACCTGTTGATGCCGCGGATCCCCTTCCTCGCGCCGGCGTCCGAGCGCCGGGAGATCGCCCGGTAG
- a CDS encoding serine hydrolase, which translates to MPQGPDKASRHSPGRRSVLKALGTGALGLAALPALSSCSDQAAAGAAGGSPSLLPAPEQQVPPLLDDHKVGQALAALDRLIQDAMTRTGVPGIAAAVVHQDKVVYLKGFGVREVGKPDAVGPDTVFQLASVSKPLASTVLAAVAGQGKIAWTDPVVRHHPAFSLHDPSVTSQATFVDLLSHRSGLHTGAGDLLEDLGFDQDYILGHLNQEPLDTFRSSYHYSNFGYTWAGVAGATAMGMSWEDLASKALFTPLGMTSTSYRHRDYEAAPDKARPHVRADDKSWVARYTRDADAEAPAGGASSSVRDLAEWIRLQLGSGSYAGKQVVDADALAQTHVPQNVTGAPATPGGRTHFYAMGWNVSYDDKARLQLSHAGAFNLGAATSVSLLPGEQLGIVVLTNGRPEGIPDAISSGFFDIAQNGKATVDWLGFFGGLYGKLDASEKPEVDYSQAPATATPARANSAYVGTYANSYYGPLTVAEDAGALVARLGPAASPTTLRLTHYTADTFSFASIGENANGLAGAIFAADASGRASSVRLDFYDRTGLGTFVRSTGSNA; encoded by the coding sequence ATGCCGCAGGGTCCAGACAAGGCAAGCCGGCACTCTCCGGGACGTCGCAGCGTGCTGAAGGCGCTGGGTACCGGCGCCCTGGGGTTGGCGGCTCTACCGGCGCTGTCCAGCTGCTCCGATCAGGCGGCAGCCGGCGCAGCGGGAGGGTCACCGTCGCTGCTTCCTGCTCCCGAACAACAGGTGCCGCCACTGCTCGACGACCACAAGGTCGGCCAGGCGCTGGCAGCATTGGATCGGCTCATCCAGGACGCCATGACACGGACGGGCGTGCCCGGGATCGCCGCCGCCGTGGTCCACCAGGACAAGGTCGTCTACCTCAAGGGCTTCGGGGTCCGCGAGGTGGGCAAGCCGGACGCGGTCGGCCCCGACACCGTCTTCCAGCTCGCGTCGGTCTCCAAGCCACTGGCCTCCACCGTGCTGGCCGCCGTGGCGGGGCAGGGGAAGATCGCGTGGACGGATCCCGTGGTCCGTCACCACCCGGCCTTCTCGCTCCACGACCCCTCCGTGACCAGCCAGGCCACCTTCGTCGACCTGCTGTCCCACCGCAGCGGACTGCACACCGGGGCCGGCGATCTGCTGGAGGATCTCGGCTTCGACCAGGACTACATCCTCGGCCACCTGAACCAGGAACCGCTGGACACCTTCCGCTCCAGCTACCACTACAGCAACTTCGGCTACACCTGGGCCGGGGTCGCCGGTGCGACGGCGATGGGGATGTCGTGGGAGGACCTGGCCAGCAAGGCCCTGTTCACGCCGTTGGGCATGACCTCGACCAGCTACCGCCATCGCGACTACGAAGCGGCGCCCGACAAGGCGCGCCCCCACGTCCGGGCCGACGACAAGTCCTGGGTGGCTCGCTACACCCGCGACGCTGACGCCGAGGCGCCGGCCGGCGGCGCCAGCTCCTCGGTCCGGGACCTGGCCGAGTGGATCCGCCTGCAGCTCGGCTCCGGCTCGTACGCCGGCAAGCAGGTCGTGGACGCCGACGCACTCGCGCAGACCCACGTTCCCCAGAACGTCACCGGAGCGCCGGCTACGCCCGGCGGACGGACCCACTTCTACGCCATGGGCTGGAACGTCTCCTACGACGACAAGGCCCGCCTCCAGCTCAGCCATGCCGGGGCGTTCAACCTCGGTGCCGCGACCTCGGTGTCCCTGCTACCCGGCGAGCAACTGGGCATCGTGGTCCTGACCAACGGGCGGCCGGAAGGCATCCCCGACGCGATCAGCAGCGGTTTCTTCGACATCGCGCAGAACGGCAAGGCGACGGTGGACTGGCTCGGATTCTTCGGCGGGCTCTACGGCAAGCTGGACGCATCCGAGAAGCCGGAGGTCGACTACTCCCAGGCGCCGGCCACGGCCACGCCAGCCCGAGCGAACAGTGCCTACGTCGGCACGTACGCCAACTCCTACTACGGTCCGCTGACCGTCGCCGAGGACGCCGGTGCGCTCGTCGCGCGGCTGGGGCCAGCCGCTTCTCCGACGACCCTGCGCCTCACCCACTACACCGCGGACACATTCTCCTTCGCCTCGATCGGGGAGAACGCCAACGGGCTCGCCGGGGCGATCTTTGCGGCCGACGCGAGCGGGCGGGCTTCCAGCGTCAGGCTGGACTTCTACGACCGGACGGGCCTGGGCACGTTCGTACGGAGCACGGGCAGCAATGCGTGA